The Danio rerio strain Tuebingen ecotype United States chromosome 20, GRCz12tu, whole genome shotgun sequence genome contains the following window.
GCTAAAAACTATATTctggtttaataataataataataataataataataataataataataaaggaacttTGCTGTTTTGAAGAGtcatactttaaataaaataatccaaACTTTTttagagtgagatgctaatggtctaatccaatttaatgatttatgctaggcTACGCAAAAATTGCTCCCTCCATGGGGATCGGCTGAGTGGATTAAAAATTGGTAATACTCAATTTATCTGTTTAATTggaaaacccaaaaagttaaggaaaCTCTAACCATTTAaggaaatcgattgcaacaagccatttgttcaaaaactaatcgtaatgagtactgtaaaacccaataaatgaagagaactcaaaccaactgagtactgtaaaacccaataagttaaggcaactaaagctgtttgaggaaaccgattgctactaaccatttgagtaaaaaaaaaaataaactatttgagtgctgtgaacttactccatttaagttgaggtaatgaggtatttaattaacccattaactttaacactgagttcaaaactcttttcgaataagtagaattaactttcagtcaattttcagTTAACTAAGCTCCTTTCATTTCATTAAGGTGACCGTTTTGCAGTGTATACGGGTTTATTCATGAATGATATAAAAACTTGCTGGGATTGTAACATTATGGTCAAATAAACTACACTCTTTTTAACTTCAGACTTAAAGAAGCCCAACAGTCAGTTCGCAACATGACAGCAGAGAAGAAGATTGAGACGAGAAGAGCACATGCGAATGGACTGGTAAGAGTAAGAGAAGTGTGGGTGGCAGATTGATAAGCACTTAAACACTAGTCACCATTGTACTTTCATGAATAAGCTTTTTCTGTCAGCCCAGACTCCAAACTCTATTGCACATAATGCAAGCATAGCTGTTTGTTTTGAATAACTATGTCAAttgatgtgtgtgtttaatgacagaaagagaGACTGCGTATGAAAGAAGCAAGTCTGACCACCAGCTAACTGTTTCCAAAAAGGCTTGTATTGAAGACCCAGCTGATTTTTGGCAAGGTCAGAATGAAGTGCACCAGCTTGTGGGACACTTTTCTCCAGCCTGAAAGTTGCAGGATGACTGCCTGTCTGTCAGTGTGGATTGTGTGTATGATACAATAATCTTTTAGCTCACTTGGATATGTATGTTCTAAATATTCCTAATGGTTCAGATATGAGGTgaagtttttaaatgaatgttccttaaaaataaagattccaaaattatgttttccCAGTGGAACCACTCCATAAAGAACTGTTTAACCTTTTAAATAACCATTTTTGTTAATggtgtaaaaaacattttagaaatctAAATCATTTGTTCACGCCTTAAAAGAACATTTTGATCAATGGAAAGGTCTGGTCAGTAAGGGTTCTTCATGGAACCATTAAAGCCACCTTTATTTTAAGAGTGTATTACAAGTTCACTTACTCTGCTTTATAATCTTCACCAGTTTGTATAATTAAGGGTTCAAATAGTGCAAATTGAAGACAGCAATCTTGGCATTCAACTTAGAAAAAAGCAGTCACTTTATTTTGCATATTGAGTAACAAAAGTTGAGTATTTTTTATGGCCATATTAAGTCATTACATAACATAATGTACATTTACAATCATATAATTTTAAACTATAACTGTTTTATTCAGCACATCACACCTTTTTTATTGACGACATGTATGTGGATTTATCATTGAATCACAGTAATTTTGTTCCTTGTAAATGCAGTACTGTACAAAATGTtcattgttataaaaaaaatgtttgcatgcaTTTCATTTGTCACCTGTATTTTCTTCATCAGGCGAATAAAAAAGATTGTAAATATGGCACCACATATATTTGACAACACAGATATAAAAGCCAGCAAAACATTACTTGGTATATTTGGGTCTTGCTTATTTACACCCATATAGCCTTATGTGTGCGTTTATGTATCTTACAAATCTAGCCACAGAGTACTATATTTGCATCAATGTGCAAATCTTCCTCCACACAGTGgagaataatataaaaatatgtctAATTACAACTACAGGCTACTTATAGTACATTAAATTGCATCAGATGAATATCTTCACAATATTAAGACTGTTGTTTTGACTAAACAAACACATATCAATGATATATGTCAAGCATGTTAGTCAAGACAAACGCACGCATGtagccaacaacaacaacatcagtcAGTGAGTTTAGGTTTAATCCAAGTCGACAGAAGTGCAGCGGCACTGTTTGACACGCCGCACGCGCTTTTTCTTGGTGTTGGGAGTTTGACCGGGGCAGAAGAGCGTGTAAGTGACGGTCGTAAAACTTTTGGGCTTGCACACGGAGCACGACTGGAACGCGCCATCCTCTTGGTAAATGTGTCGAGGGATGTAGAAAGAGTTGCACTGTCCGTAGCAGAAGCGGTTGATGATGGCGCGCGGTTGGCATCCGTCTTCGTAGATCATCAGCTTCAGCGGCTGCGTTTTACACCAGTCGAGTTTGAGATACCGGCGCTCCGTTACGTGTAAAGCCTCCTGGCTGGAGTCCAGCACCTCGTCCCCGGCTGAAGGCGGTCCCATTCCCCTGGAACCGGCCTGCGGTGTCTGCGGTGACTGCTCCGACTGGTTTGGACTGTATTTATTTGGGTGAGGAATGGCGCCTTGAAATCCCCCGGTTCCCCTGATCCTCGCCGGATTGCAGAGCAGCCACAAGACCACGATAGTGACAGCTAATGCGTCTTTAGTCATCCTTTCACATGGAGAAAGGAACAGAACATTCATTTCAATTCAATGTAAACTAAAtcataggctatatatatatatatatatatatatatatatatatatatatatatatatatatatatatatatatatatagtaaacatTTGAATCATAGGCTTTTAAAGTTGTCATTGgataagaatgggtgttgttgaatattttattactttgattaaaagttttgatccacttcaaatgttgactactgtatacatTGAACATATTTGTCTTtacgaaaaaaaaatacataatgcaGCTTTTATATTAaagttacaataataaaaaaatatgtaataaacatTTCAACCCCTCTCCCTCAAAAAAAGCTTGTTCTAATTTCCTACATATTTTAACCAGTTGCTACTGTCTTCTGAAATCATATGAATAAGTAATTCTTTTTAATTaagataaaatgtttgtttttcaaataaatattcagTTGATGTGCAGACTTACCTCAGTTTAATAGTGGTTTAAACGTCTGCTATGTTCACAAAGGTCTTTGTGCACCATAACAAACTACAGATAAAAATAGACTGAACCAAATGATCCAGAATTCCGAGTCAGAGTCAAAATAAGGTATGGAGCTCTGTTCTGAGCGCTGACGTTTAAGAGAATGCAGCAGTCCACGCCTCCTCTTAGTCTACCATCATTCACAGCATTTTGGGGATGGTCCTGTGTTTCTAGAGCTCCTTCATGAAGATTGTATATTCATAAACTTAGATGAATCATGATGCACGAACACATGTTTCAAATTATCTGCACATGAAGATATAcatcattttatttgattatatagTGTTACAACAAAAGTTGCGCCAAGagaatattcattaatgttatacAATCATCATTTGTTGCTCTATTAATAATATGATTCAGTTGAATATCACACATCATTTGGTGCTTACTTTACTGTGAAACTGATAAGTTATGTTGATTATACAGATTTTATGATCAACATGATGTTCAGGTCTTGATATTGCTTGTAGCGGTTTCAACCTCATCCTCCTCTGGGAAATGTGGCACTGATTTCTTGGCCACCACGTTATCCAGCCTCTGTCCCATCAGATATGGATTTGGAACACTCTGAAACGCAGTCAGTGACAGAGTGACAATTTTACTGAGAACACAAGATGTGTACTGAGAAAGCAGCAATCCGAAATGTTTTAGTTACATTCATATTTATAGCATACCCTTTTTCTTCTCTTTGGCCCACCCTTCAGTTTTTCATACAACAGTCCTTTATTCTGAAAGCAGAACAATGGATATTATTGCAGTCTGTACACAGATCTGTATTTACATATCTGTACAATATTAACCATTACTACAGACTCTTGTGGAAGACCGTTTTGGCAAATTTGGATGAGTTTAtataatatttgtgcatattcatATGATTAATTTATGGTTAATAGAGTGAATGATCTTGTGTGCTTTTTTATTGTACAAATCAAATTGAACAAACTCTTATAAAGTCACCCCTTCATAAATAGTTATGTTTCTGATGAGATCGGGTTTGCTGTTGTATAGGTGAAACATTGAAAatgatcatcatttactcatactcACTTCTTTTCAAACACAGGAAATTAATTTATTGCTGCAACAGCAATCAAAATGTTTAAATCACATTTCTGAAATTTCTTCCCCTCCATTGAAAATCTATTCATCCTAAAACTGCGATGTCAATAAAGAGATCAAAAAACAACTGGAACATATAAATGGAACTGACCCCTCTGAAGAGATGCAACTGATTTGGTAGCAATTCGAATAGGTAGGCGTGCcaacttttaaaattaatataagtaaaaatacaaatacagtggcgcagtaggtagtgctgtcgcctcacagcaagaaggttgctgggtcgctggttcgaacctcggctcagttggcgtttctgtgtggagtttgcatgttctccctgcctttgtgtgggtttcctccaggtgctctggacatgcggtacaggtgaattgggtaggctaaattgtccgtagtgtatgagtgtgtgtgtgaatgtacgtgtggatgtttcccggagatgggttgcggctggaagggcatccgctgcgtaaaaacttgctggataagttggcggttcattccgctgtggcgaccccggattaataaagggactaagccgacaagaaaatgaatgaatgaatttataaagtCAGTGCTATACGAATGCAGTAAACCTATAACCCTTTTTTAGAgctaaagacaaaaataaatcaagCAGAATTAAACCAGTTTAAATTGCATTCAATTATTCAATTTGTCCTCCTTACAACACCAAAAAATAAGATTAAGTATTTAACAACCTGACA
Protein-coding sequences here:
- the grem1a gene encoding gremlin-1a precursor; its protein translation is MTKDALAVTIVVLWLLCNPARIRGTGGFQGAIPHPNKYSPNQSEQSPQTPQAGSRGMGPPSAGDEVLDSSQEALHVTERRYLKLDWCKTQPLKLMIYEDGCQPRAIINRFCYGQCNSFYIPRHIYQEDGAFQSCSVCKPKSFTTVTYTLFCPGQTPNTKKKRVRRVKQCRCTSVDLD